A stretch of DNA from Gammaproteobacteria bacterium:
GATGGCGGACAGACTGCCCTTGCCGCGCTCCTGGCGGTCCAGGGCGATCGCCACACCAACCGGCTCGGCCCCCTGATCGCGGATCAGGGCCACGGATTCGCGGATCGCGGTCCCGGCGGTGATGACGTCGTCGATGATCAACACGCGCCCGGCCAAAGGTGCGCCCACCAAGTTGCCACCCTCGCCGTGATCCTTGGCCTCCTTGCGGTTGAAACACCACGGCAGGTCGCGTCCATGACGGCCGGCGAGCGCCACGGCGGTGGCGGCGGCCAGCGGAATGCCCTTGTAGGCGGGACCAAAGAGCATGTCGAACTCCATCCCCGAGGCGACGATGGCCTGGGCGTACCACTGACCCAGCCGATCCAGCGCGGCGCCGGTGTTGAACAAACCCGCATTGAAGAAATACGGGCTCTTGCGCCCGGACTTGAGGGTGAACTCACCGAAGCGCAACACGCCGCGCTCGATGGCGTATTCGAGGAACTGCTGCTGGTAGGGCTGCATGGGTCGGGGCACCGAAGTATGAAACAGGGGGCATGCTAGAGTACGCCCAACCTACGCTCAAGCCGGCCGTGTCCACTTCGCATGCATGAACACATCCTTGTTGCGCTGACCGCCATCGGCCTGATCGCCCTGGCCGCCCAGTGGGTCGCCTGGTGGCTGCGCCTGCCAGCCATTCTGTTCCTGTTGCTGGCCGGCATCGTGGCCGGCCCCGTCACCGGCTGGCTGGACGTCCAGGGACTGTTCGGCGATCTGCTGTTTCCCTTCGTCTCGCTTTCGGTCGCGATCATCCTGTTCGAAGGCAGCCTGACCCTGCGCCTGCCCGAGATCCGCGGCCTGGAAGGCGTGGTGCGCAATCTGATCACCGTCGGCATGCTCGCCTCGTGGGCGGTCACCACCCTGGCGGCCCGGCTGCTGATGGATTTCGACTGGACCCTCGCCCTGCTGTTCGGCGGCATCACCGTGGTGACCGGACCGACGGTCATCCTGCCCATGCTGCGCAGCGTTCGCCCCACGGCCAAGGTGGCCAACGTGCTGCGTTGGGAGGGTATCGTCATCGATCCCATCGGCGCCCTCGTCGCGGTGCTGGTCTTCGAGTTCATCGTCGCACAGCAAACCGAACATGCGCTGGCCCTCACCCTGTGGGCATTCGTGAAGCTGATAGGCATCGGCGGGATCAGCGGCGCGCTCGCCGGTTACCTGTGGGGCATGGTGTTGCGCCATTACCTGGTGCCCGATTACCTGATCAACGTGGCCACCCTGCTCACCCTGTTCGGCGTGTTCACGCTCTCCAACGTCCTGCAGCAGGAATCCGGGTTGCTGGCCGTGACCGTCATGGGGATGTGGCTCGCCAACATGCGCGGGGTGCACACCGAGGATCTGCTCGACTTCAAGGAAAGCCTGAGCGTGCTGCTCATTTCCGGCCTGTTCATCATCCTCGCCGCGCGCTTGAGCCTGCACGACCTGCAGGCCCTCGGCCTGCCGGCACTGGGTGTGCTGGCCGCCGTACTGCTGATCGCCCGGCCGTTGAGCGTCGGGCTCGCCACCCTGGGTTCCAACCTCAGCTGGCGCGAACGCCTGCTGATCGGCTGGTTCGCGCCGCGCGGCATCGTCGCGGCGGCCGTCTCGGCACTGTTCGCGCTGCGCCTGGATGAAAACGGCGTACCCAACGCGTTGCAGCTGGTGCCGCTCACATTTTTGATCATCATCGGCACGGTGGTGGTCTACAGCATGAGCACGCGCTGGATCGCCGGCCTGTTGAAGGTCTCCGAACCCGAACCCAACGGGGTACTGCTCATCGGCGCCAATCCCGTGGCGCGCGCCATCGCCCATGCCCTGGCCGAACAGGACTTTCCGGTGATACTGGCCGACGGCAACTGGGAGTACATCCGCACCGCGCGCATGGAAGGCCTCAAGACGTACTACGGCAATCCGGTCTCGGAACACGCCGATCGCCATCTGGACCTGGTCGGCATCGGCCGGCTCATGGCCGTGTCGCCGCTG
This window harbors:
- the pyrE gene encoding orotate phosphoribosyltransferase; the protein is MQPYQQQFLEYAIERGVLRFGEFTLKSGRKSPYFFNAGLFNTGAALDRLGQWYAQAIVASGMEFDMLFGPAYKGIPLAAATAVALAGRHGRDLPWCFNRKEAKDHGEGGNLVGAPLAGRVLIIDDVITAGTAIRESVALIRDQGAEPVGVAIALDRQERGKGSLSAIQEVERDYGLRVVSIACLDDLLELLRERADAGEVLPAVEAYRAEYGI
- a CDS encoding sodium:proton antiporter is translated as MHEHILVALTAIGLIALAAQWVAWWLRLPAILFLLLAGIVAGPVTGWLDVQGLFGDLLFPFVSLSVAIILFEGSLTLRLPEIRGLEGVVRNLITVGMLASWAVTTLAARLLMDFDWTLALLFGGITVVTGPTVILPMLRSVRPTAKVANVLRWEGIVIDPIGALVAVLVFEFIVAQQTEHALALTLWAFVKLIGIGGISGALAGYLWGMVLRHYLVPDYLINVATLLTLFGVFTLSNVLQQESGLLAVTVMGMWLANMRGVHTEDLLDFKESLSVLLISGLFIILAARLSLHDLQALGLPALGVLAAVLLIARPLSVGLATLGSNLSWRERLLIGWFAPRGIVAAAVSALFALRLDENGVPNALQLVPLTFLIIIGTVVVYSMSTRWIAGLLKVSEPEPNGVLLIGANPVARAIAHALAEQDFPVILADGNWEYIRTARMEGLKTYYGNPVSEHADRHLDLVGIGRLMAVSPLAELNSLAVLRYRHEFGRNRLYSLQTAQEKRAGEKHKAASELRGYLLFGEDVSYSKLASWLGQEAEFRTTNLTEEFGFVDFLARHEDRVIPLFAVTPRGRLQVFVADGIMRPEAGWRIISLIKPEPETHDTKQND